From a region of the Castanea sativa cultivar Marrone di Chiusa Pesio chromosome 10, ASM4071231v1 genome:
- the LOC142613292 gene encoding oligouridylate-binding protein 1-like, translating to MQQRLKLQQQQQQQQQQQQEALMQQALLQQPHMYHPGVLAAAMSQMEPIPSGNLPPGFDSSTCRSVYVGNIHVNVTEKLLGEVFQTAGPLAGCKLIRKDKSSYGFVDYHDRTSAALAIMNLHGRQLYGQALKVNWAYTNNQREDTSGHFNIFVGDLSPEVTDATLFACFSVYPSCSDARVMWDHKTGRSKGYGFVAFRNQQEAQSAINDLTGKWLGNRQIRCNWATKGATSNEDNRQINENQNAVVLTNGSSDGSQENINEEAPENNPAYTTVYVGNLSHEVTQAELHCQFHALGAGVIEEVRVQRDKGFGFVRYNTHEEAASAIQMANGRIIRGKPLKCSWGSKPTPPGTASNPLPLPTQPYQILPTASMNQGYSPAELLAYQRQLALSQAAASGLSGQALVQMTGQHGLAAGSMGLSSGGSQTIYDGYPNNSSGQQLMYYR from the exons ATGCAACAAAGGCTGAAACttcagcagcaacaacaacaacaacaacaacaacaacaagaagccCTAATGCAACAAGCCCTTCTTCAACAGCCTCACATGTACCACCCTGGTGTCCTCGCTGCTGCCATGTCTCag ATGGAGCCTATCCCAAGTGGGAATCTGCCTCCTGGCTTTGACTCGTCTACATGCCGCAGTGT CTATGTAGGAAATATTCATGTAAATGTCACCGAGAAGCTTCTTGGTGAAGTTTTCCAGACTGCTGGGCCTCTTGCAGGATGCAAGCTCATCAGAAAGGATAAG TCATCATATGGTTTCGTGGACTACCATGACCGGACATCTGCAGCCCTTGCAATAATGAATTTGCATGGGCGCCAACT TTATGGTCAGGCACTTAAGGTGAATTGGGCATATACCAATAACCAGAGAGAGGATACATCAG GACACTTCAATATATTTGTTGGTGATTTGAGTCCAGAGGTTACTGATGCAACGTTATTTGCGTGCTTCTCAGTATATCCTAGTTGTTC TGATGCAAGGGTCATGTGGGATCACAAAACTGGCCGCTCAAAAGGATATGGATTTGTTGCTTTCCGTAATCAGCAG gaAGCACAGAGTGCCATCAATGACTTGACTG GTAAATGGCTTGGAAATAGGCAAATAAGATGCAACTGGGCGACCAAAGGTGCTACTTCTAATGAAGACAACAGGCAAATCAATGAGAATCAAAATGCAGTTGTACTTACAAATGGGTCTTCAG ATGGAAGCCAGGAGAATATCAATGAGGAGGCTCCTGAAAACAATCCAGCATACACTACTGTCTATGTTGGCAACCTTTCCCATGAG GTAACTCAAGCTGAACTCCATTGTCAGTTTCATGCTCTTGGAGCTGGGGTTATAGAGGAGGTGCGTGTCCAGAGGGataaaggatttggatttgttaGATACAACACTCATGAAGAAGCAGCCTCGGCCATTCAAATGGCTAATGGGAGGATAATTCGTGGCAAACCCTTAAAG TGCTCGTGGGGTAGCAAGCCAACTCCTCCTGGGACAGCTTCAAATCCATTACCTCTTCCAACTCAACCATATCAGATACTTCCAACTGCTAGTATGAACCAAGGCTATTCTCCAGCTGAGTTGTTGGCTTATCAGCGCCAACTTGCTTTAAGTCAGGCTGCTGCGTCTGGCCTCTCAGGTCAAGCTCTCGTGCAGATGACTGGACAGCATGGGCTGGCTGCTGGATCCATGGGATTGAGCTCTGGGGGATCCCAAACCATTTATGATGGATATCCTAACAATTCGTCTGGCCAACAGCTCATGTACTATCGTTAG